The following coding sequences lie in one Sinorhizobium fredii USDA 257 genomic window:
- the cheB gene encoding protein-glutamate O-methylesterase CheB, with protein MNAPARVLVVDDSPTMRGLISAVLNADPEVKVVGQAADALEARQAIKQLDPDVITLDIEMPNMNGLEFLDKIMRLRPMPVIMVSTLTHKGAEATIAALEIGAFDCVGKPHPGDPNPFGGLVEKVKAAARSQRKSMITSNRAASAPAVGTVSDYRAGRKIIAIGASTGGVEALIAVLQKFPANCPPTVITQHMPHTFTKSFSERLNRLCAPSVLEATDGARLEVGKVYLAPGGDRHLQVANASAPCCRLIDREPVNGHRPSVDVLFDSVAELAGRNAIGVILTGMGRDGAAGLLKMRHAGARTFGQNEKTCVVYGMPRVAHELGAVETQLPLGSIGEEILKTAAARKEGSE; from the coding sequence ATGAACGCTCCCGCCCGCGTTCTCGTCGTCGACGACTCGCCCACAATGCGGGGCCTCATCTCCGCCGTGCTCAACGCCGATCCGGAGGTAAAGGTCGTCGGCCAGGCAGCCGATGCGCTCGAGGCGCGCCAGGCCATCAAACAGCTCGATCCCGATGTCATCACACTCGACATCGAGATGCCGAACATGAACGGCCTCGAGTTCCTCGATAAGATCATGCGGCTCAGGCCCATGCCGGTGATCATGGTCTCGACGCTGACCCACAAGGGCGCCGAGGCAACGATCGCCGCCCTCGAAATCGGTGCCTTCGATTGTGTCGGCAAGCCGCATCCCGGCGATCCGAATCCGTTCGGCGGGCTGGTCGAAAAGGTCAAGGCGGCCGCGCGCTCGCAGCGCAAATCGATGATCACCAGCAACCGGGCGGCATCCGCCCCGGCCGTGGGGACAGTCTCCGATTATAGAGCCGGCCGCAAGATCATCGCGATCGGCGCCTCGACCGGCGGTGTGGAGGCCCTGATCGCGGTCCTGCAAAAGTTCCCGGCGAATTGCCCGCCGACGGTGATCACCCAGCATATGCCGCACACGTTCACCAAGAGCTTTTCCGAGCGGCTGAACCGGCTCTGCGCGCCGAGCGTCCTGGAGGCGACCGACGGCGCCCGGCTCGAAGTCGGCAAGGTCTATCTGGCGCCCGGCGGCGACCGGCACCTGCAGGTCGCCAATGCCTCGGCGCCATGCTGCAGGCTGATTGACCGGGAGCCCGTCAACGGACACCGCCCATCGGTCGACGTCCTGTTCGATTCGGTCGCCGAACTGGCGGGGCGCAATGCAATCGGTGTGATTCTGACCGGCATGGGGCGCGACGGCGCGGCCGGTCTCCTCAAGATGCGGCACGCCGGGGCGCGCACCTTCGGACAAAACGAAAAGACTTGTGTCGTCTACGGAATGCCCAGAGTGGCCCATGAATTGGGTGCTGTCGAAACGCAGC